A window of the Miscanthus floridulus cultivar M001 chromosome 14, ASM1932011v1, whole genome shotgun sequence genome harbors these coding sequences:
- the LOC136505184 gene encoding ras-related protein Rab5A-like isoform X2 produces MAATAGGNKIRNAKLVLLGDVGAGKSSLVLRFVKGQFVEFQESTIGAAFFSQTLAVNDETVEFEIWDTAGQERYHSLAPMYYRGAAAAIVVYDITNANI; encoded by the exons ATGGCGGCCACCGCCGGCGGCAACAAGATCCGCAACGCCAAGCTG GTTCTTCTTGGGGACGTGGGCGCCGGCAAGTCCAGCCTGGTCCTCCGGTTTGTGAAAGGCCAGTTCGTCGAGTTCCAG GAATCAACCATCGGCGCAGCTTTCTTCTCGCAGACTCTGGCGGTTAACGACGAGACGGTGGAGTTCGAGATATGGGACACGGCGGGGCAGGAGCGGTACCACAGCTTGGCTCCCATGTATTACCGCGGCGCTGCGGCTGCCATAGTTGTCTACGACATCACCAATGCG AACATTTGA
- the LOC136505184 gene encoding ras-related protein Rab5A-like isoform X1 codes for MAATAGGNKIRNAKLVLLGDVGAGKSSLVLRFVKGQFVEFQESTIGAAFFSQTLAVNDETVEFEIWDTAGQERYHSLAPMYYRGAAAAIVVYDITNAIKIIWNSKNR; via the exons ATGGCGGCCACCGCCGGCGGCAACAAGATCCGCAACGCCAAGCTG GTTCTTCTTGGGGACGTGGGCGCCGGCAAGTCCAGCCTGGTCCTCCGGTTTGTGAAAGGCCAGTTCGTCGAGTTCCAG GAATCAACCATCGGCGCAGCTTTCTTCTCGCAGACTCTGGCGGTTAACGACGAGACGGTGGAGTTCGAGATATGGGACACGGCGGGGCAGGAGCGGTACCACAGCTTGGCTCCCATGTATTACCGCGGCGCTGCGGCTGCCATAGTTGTCTACGACATCACCAATGCG ATCAAGATCATCTGGAACTCCAAGAATAGGTAG
- the LOC136505181 gene encoding E3 ubiquitin-protein ligase RSL1-like yields MEERVLSEAGVARGEDDFRSCCGDEEEWEDTEESFTVGVAKGELDEASVRLFFKGVSSPEAEGKKLSGIGVVMERSPGVPVLKVQKKLDFYVEELVAEHLALMDGLLVALQNGIRKIFAFTNSEKLYFQIAEAEILEDQLLVALGHRILELVDKLEDFDLILLPSFELERPLQLAKEAIGIRYLSPYEVCTCPICHEEKLGSQMIKAGCSHTYCYNCLTGYVEEKLLTSKLPIRCPQLRCKYIISASECKSFLPVSSYDSLERAFAEAGTSEMERFYCPFPNCSVLLDLSQHFSRASSSSQSDLSCIECPECHRDICINCGVPWHIMMGCDEYQSLPAEERDAGDLSLHRLAQNNRWRRCQRCRRMIELTQGCFHMTCWCGHEFCYSCGADYASGVQTCQCMFWDNEAMEASSAERSTQAASEIWAWDTFDCMPTAVEGYSEQERAQLALIQRFLVGGFSLGDNHNHNDNPNPCQSPPRCADSYIVDTMKDLHQLPWLERFVSVISDTYNDDYIQ; encoded by the exons ATGGAGGAGAGGGTATTGTCGGAGGCAGGCGTGGCGAGGGGCGAGGATGACTTCAGGAGCTGTTGCGGGGACGAGGAAGAGTGGGAGGACACCGAGGAGTCGTTCACGGTCGGCGTCGCGAAGGGGGAGCTCGATGAGGCCTCGGTGCGCCTCTTCTTCAAGGGCGTGTCGAGCCCTGAGGCGGAGGGGAAGAAGCTGTCTGGGATCGGGGTCGTGATGGAGAGGTCGCCCGGTGTGCCTGTTCTTAAGGTGCAGAAGAAGCTGGATTTCTATGTCGAGGAGCTGGTGGCTGAGCACCTCGCGCTCATGGATGGGCTGCTTGTCGCGCTGCAGAATGGGATCCGGAAGATTTTCGCCTTCACCAATTCGGAGAAGCTCTACTTTCAG ATAGCAGAAGCTGAAATTCTTGAAGACCAGCTTTTGGTAGCTTTAGGACACAGGATTCTTGAACTGGTGGATAAGTTGGAAGACTTTGATTTGATATTGCTTCCGAGCTTTGAACTCGAGAGGCCCTTGCAGTTAGCCAAAGAAGCTATAGGCATCAGATATCTATCTCCCTATGAGGTTTGTACCTGCCCGATTTGCCATGAGGAGAAACTAGGTTCTCAGATGATCAAGGCAGGTTGTTCTCACACATATTGCTATAATTGCCTGACTGGGTATGTTGAAGAGAAGCTGCTGACCTCAAAGCTGCCTATAAGGTGTCCACAATTAAGGTGTAAATATATTATTTCCGCTAGTGAGTGTAAGTCATTCCTTCCAGTTAGCAGCTATGATTCCCTGGAGAGAGCATTTGCAGAAGCTGGCACCTCAGAAATGGAAAGATTTTATTGTCCCTTTCCAAATTGTTCAGTGCTGTTAGACCTTAGTCAGCACTTCTCTAGGGCAAGTTCATCAAGCCAGTCAGATCTCAGTTGTATCGAGTGCCCAGAATGCCATAGAGATATATGCATCAACTGTGGAGTGCCATGGCACATCATGATGGGCTGTGATGAGTACCAGAGCTTGCCTGCTGAGGAAAGAGATGCTGGAGACCTATCTTTGCATCGGCTTGCACAGAACAATCGGTGGAGGCGTTGTCAAAGATGTCGACGTATGATTGAACTAACACAGGGCTGCTTCCATATGACTTGCTG GTGTGGCCACGAGTTCTGCTACTCCTGCGGTGCTGACTATGCTAGTGGTGTACAAACATGCCAATGCATGTTCTGGGACAATGAAGCCATGGAGGCCTCCTCCGCTGAGCGATCCACCCAAGCAGCATCCGAGATCTGGGCATGGGACACGTTCGACTGCATGCCGACCGCCGTGGAGGGGTACTCGGAGCAGGAAAGGGCGCAGCTGGCGCTCATCCAGAGGTTCCTCGTGGGGGGGTTTAGCCTGGGAGACAACCACAACCACAACGACAACCCCAACCCCTGCCAGTCGCCGCCCCGCTGCGCCGACTCGTACATCGTTGACACCATGAAGGACCTCCACCAGCTCCCGTGGCTCGAGCGGTTCGTGTCGGTGATCAGCGACACCTACAACGATGATTACATCCAGTGA
- the LOC136504020 gene encoding uncharacterized protein, whose translation MIEEEDDDGGSSSEDEIISMCRNNLVQQQNLILQLVPILGMYFDNYFLKLPKRVTGDSGLDWVHETLARETQCYNIFRVERPLFYRLHNTLVQRYGLKSTKKITSIEALAMFLWIVGAPQSVRQADNHFRRSLETVSRTFNRVLRCLLRLAHNNIKPKDPTFLEVHPNLKNPAFWPHFNECIGAIDGTHVNVVVDKSKRVPYLNRHNETSQNVLAVCDFDMRFTFVLSGWPSSAHNMRVFKDAITTHHHKFPHPPPGKYYVVDTGYPNRPGERSLFGFGN comes from the exons ATgattgaggaagaagatgatgatggagGCAGCTCAAGTGAGGATGAAATTATATCCATGTGCCGCAACAATTTGGTACAGCAACAAAATTTGATTCTGCAGTTGGTTCCTATCTTGGGTATGTACTTTGATAACTACTTCCTAAAACTACCTAAGAGGGTCACTGGAGATTCTGGTTTGGATTGGGTGCATGAGACACTAGCCCGAGAAACCCAATGTTACAACATATTTAGGGTTGAGAGACCTTTATTTTACAGGTTGCATAATACTTTGGTCCAGAGGTATGGGTTGAAGTCCACTAAAAAAATAACATCTATAGAGGCTCTTGCTATGTTTTTATGGATTGTTGGTGCACCACAGTCAGTTAGACAGGCTGATAATCATTTTAGGAGGTCTTTGGAGACAGTAAGCAGGACATTTAACAGAGTTTTGAGGTGCCTCCTTAGGTTAGCACATAACAACATTAAACCCAAGGACCCAACATTTCTAGAAGTGCACCCAAACTTAAAAAATCCAGCATTCTGGCCACACTTCAACGAGTGCATAGGAGCTATAGATGGGACACATGTGAATGTTGTGGTGGATAAGAGTAAGAGAGTTCCATACTTGAACAGGCACAATGAGACCAGTCAGAATGTGCTTGCTGTTTGTGATTTCGACATGAGATTTACCTTTGTGTTGTCGGGATGGCCTAGTTCAGCACATAACATGAGAGTTTTCAAAGATGCCATAACTACTCATCATCACAAATTTCCACATCCACCACCAG GGAAGTATTATGTGGTTGATACGGGGTACCCAAACCGgccgggtgaaaggtccttgtttggttttggtaattga